The sequence TGGGttgtattttgttatattttgggGTTATATTTGGTATAGTTTGGATTTAGTTCAActaaaatacttattttctcTAACAGCTgtctcaaatatatatatatatatatatatatatatttcacaataGAGAGGAGTAAGCTAGCTCACTGTAGCAGAGCTCCAATGGAAGGAGCTGAACTGGAGATGTTGATACTAAACACTGATGTATTCCTCCTGCTATTCTTCGGTGTGAGTATCTCACCTTTCTGTTCATTCCCCCCACAGATGACCAAAACTTCAGCGAGGCCACAGCGGTGCTGTTCACCTGGATCGATCGGGGAGAAGTCAACCGGCGAACCGCCAACAACTTCTACTCCATGATCCAGTCGGCCAACAGTCACGTGCGGCGGCTGATGAGCGAGAAAGCTTTGCACGAGGAGGAGATGGAGCGCGCCAAGGAGATCTTCAAGAACGCCCTGGTGGCCATTCTAACACAATGTAAGGACACTTCATTATCTTTAACATGCAGTCGATTAGGTGACGTGTGGAAAGTCTTCACTGTGATCAGGTACGTCCCTCTCTGACTTCgctattacattacagttcatttagctgcagGGAGCTTCATGTTTCAGAACGCTTCATCACCCTGAGCAGTTTCCTCTCATGATCAT is a genomic window of Cottoperca gobio unplaced genomic scaffold, fCotGob3.1 fCotGob3_315arrow_ctg1, whole genome shotgun sequence containing:
- the LOC115005521 gene encoding ecto-NOX disulfide-thiol exchanger 1-like, with protein sequence MLSVLSGGGVGCRGVKNDQNFSEATAVLFTWIDRGEVNRRTANNFYSMIQSANSHVRRLMSEKALHEEEMERAKEIFKNALVAILTQFEQITAVFNAATRQKAWDHFSKAQRKNIDIWQKQCEI